One genomic window of Luteitalea pratensis includes the following:
- a CDS encoding serine hydrolase domain-containing protein — MVRRTVVAFAVWVAAAGAAFGQGLPVGTPAVAGMAPERLARITAMMKDLVDQGRVAGTVTLVARNGKVVYHEAAGRRDIEKNVPMTTDTLFRIASMSKAITSVSIMMLVEEGRVHLDDPVSRFIPSFAKTTVVVPPPAGTSTSQTAVSAGSAPAVRPITIRHLLTHTSGISYGSGNPFEADYRAANVIGWYFADKNEPIATTIDRLATLPMDSQPGDKYVYGFNTDILGVVVEKASGQSLADFMKARIFTPLKMTSTGFYVDPAEADRLATVYSVASAGATITKAPAPGTGQGNYVVGPRQSFSGGAGLVSTASDYARFLQMLLNGGALDGVRLLSPKTVELMTSNHVGPLYSNGNFGFGLGFEITEHVGRSGRPGSVGEYGWGGAYHTKFWVDPVEKLVVVFMTQLLPSTGSDAHATLRQLIYSSVVESYDTATARAALRPAS, encoded by the coding sequence ATGGTTCGCAGGACGGTTGTTGCGTTCGCAGTGTGGGTGGCCGCCGCCGGCGCTGCCTTCGGCCAGGGCCTGCCGGTCGGCACACCGGCAGTAGCGGGCATGGCACCGGAGCGCCTCGCGCGCATCACGGCCATGATGAAGGACCTCGTGGATCAGGGCCGTGTGGCGGGCACGGTCACGCTCGTCGCCCGCAACGGCAAGGTCGTGTACCACGAGGCCGCGGGCCGCCGCGACATCGAGAAGAACGTGCCGATGACGACCGACACGCTGTTCCGCATCGCCTCGATGAGCAAGGCGATCACGAGCGTCTCGATCATGATGCTCGTCGAGGAGGGCCGTGTGCACCTCGATGATCCGGTCTCGCGGTTCATCCCGTCGTTTGCAAAAACCACGGTTGTGGTGCCGCCACCGGCGGGAACGTCCACCTCGCAGACGGCCGTGAGCGCCGGTTCGGCACCCGCGGTCCGCCCGATCACGATTCGCCACCTGCTCACGCACACGTCCGGCATCTCGTACGGCAGCGGCAACCCGTTCGAGGCCGACTACCGGGCCGCGAATGTCATCGGCTGGTACTTCGCCGACAAGAACGAGCCCATCGCCACCACCATCGATCGCCTGGCGACGCTGCCGATGGATTCGCAGCCTGGCGACAAGTATGTGTACGGATTCAACACCGACATCCTCGGCGTCGTGGTCGAGAAGGCCAGTGGCCAGTCGCTTGCCGATTTCATGAAGGCGCGCATCTTCACGCCGCTCAAGATGACCAGCACGGGGTTCTACGTCGATCCCGCAGAAGCCGATCGGCTCGCGACGGTCTACAGCGTCGCCTCGGCAGGCGCCACCATCACGAAAGCGCCGGCACCAGGCACCGGGCAGGGCAACTACGTCGTCGGTCCGCGCCAGTCGTTTTCGGGCGGCGCGGGCCTCGTGTCCACGGCATCCGACTACGCCCGGTTCCTGCAGATGCTGCTCAACGGCGGCGCCCTCGACGGCGTGCGCCTGCTGAGCCCCAAGACCGTCGAGCTGATGACGTCCAACCACGTCGGACCGCTCTATTCCAACGGCAACTTCGGCTTCGGGCTTGGCTTCGAGATCACCGAGCACGTCGGTCGCTCGGGCCGTCCGGGATCGGTCGGTGAGTACGGCTGGGGCGGCGCGTACCACACGAAGTTCTGGGTGGATCCGGTCGAGAAGCTGGTGGTCGTGTTCATGACGCAGCTGCTGCCCTCGACTGGCTCCGACGCGCATGCCACGCTCCGACAGCTGATCTACTCGTCGGTCGTGGAGTCCTACGATACCGCCACGGCCAGGGCCGCACTTCGGCCGGCGAGCTGA
- a CDS encoding HD domain-containing protein — translation MLAILRAATFAASAHVGQTRKGLPDPYINHPLRVAHLAAQAELGEDAVVAALLHDVVEDTTLTWDDLRLAGFTERAIALARLLTKWWESGDDDNERDKATYYARILADRDATLLKLLDRTDNLQDLVRIVAARRDFAEKYLKKTRREFAPLLERCDNTYVLQAFRERLTALESALDRRR, via the coding sequence ATGCTCGCGATCCTTCGCGCCGCGACGTTTGCTGCCTCGGCGCACGTAGGCCAGACCCGCAAGGGGCTGCCCGACCCTTACATCAACCATCCGCTGCGGGTCGCCCACCTGGCGGCGCAGGCCGAACTCGGCGAGGACGCCGTCGTCGCCGCGCTGCTGCACGACGTCGTCGAGGACACGACGCTCACGTGGGACGACCTGCGCCTGGCCGGCTTCACCGAACGTGCGATCGCGCTGGCGAGGCTGCTCACGAAGTGGTGGGAGTCGGGAGACGACGACAACGAGCGCGACAAGGCGACGTACTATGCCCGCATCCTCGCCGATCGGGACGCGACGCTGTTGAAGTTGCTGGACCGCACCGACAACCTGCAGGATCTCGTGCGCATCGTCGCGGCACGTCGCGATTTCGCCGAGAAGTACCTCAAGAAGACCCGGCGCGAGTTCGCGCCGCTGCTCGAACGCTGCGACAACACGTACGTGCTGCAGGCGTTCCGCGAGCGGTTGACGGCGCTCGAATCGGCCCTGGACAGGAGACGGTGA
- a CDS encoding pyridoxal phosphate-dependent aminotransferase: MAWSRRQFMQSTAAAASGLVVARGREAGAMPFDAAAWPGGVPPIRLDSNENAAGPCVEARWAIGGAMKQSHVYPFRFEGMLASAIAKHQGVTPENVLVGCGSSEILLNAVLAFTDARRGLLAPVPTFEEPARRARQLQRPVYDVPVRADLQVDLDAMARHVPDAGLIFLCNPNNPTSVALPLDQVRAFVADALKRSPDIVVLLDEAYIEYADGAGVATALPIALSSPRVVVSRTFSKMYGMAGLRVGYAMGQPAVLERLAAWSLPMSVNTIGLHGAIAALRVKDLEARERARNAEARAFTVKRLEALGTRVPVSHANFVMADIGRDTVAFAAACRARGVAVGRPFPPLNTHSRISIGTAEEMQRACDVFEQVLKS; this comes from the coding sequence ATGGCGTGGTCCCGGCGTCAGTTCATGCAGTCGACGGCAGCAGCCGCATCCGGCCTGGTGGTCGCCCGCGGTCGCGAGGCGGGGGCCATGCCATTTGACGCAGCCGCGTGGCCCGGCGGCGTGCCGCCGATACGGCTGGACAGCAACGAGAACGCGGCGGGACCGTGTGTCGAGGCGCGCTGGGCCATCGGCGGGGCCATGAAGCAGTCTCACGTCTACCCCTTCCGGTTCGAGGGTATGCTCGCCTCGGCGATCGCCAAACACCAAGGCGTCACGCCCGAGAACGTGCTCGTCGGGTGCGGGTCGTCCGAGATCCTGCTCAACGCGGTGCTGGCGTTCACCGACGCGCGTCGCGGCTTGCTCGCTCCGGTGCCGACGTTCGAGGAGCCGGCACGCCGGGCGCGGCAGTTGCAGCGGCCCGTCTACGACGTGCCGGTGCGTGCGGACCTGCAGGTGGACCTCGATGCGATGGCCCGCCACGTGCCGGATGCGGGACTGATCTTTCTCTGCAACCCGAACAACCCGACCAGCGTGGCATTGCCGCTCGACCAGGTACGGGCCTTTGTGGCCGACGCCCTGAAGCGATCGCCCGACATCGTCGTCCTGCTCGACGAGGCCTACATCGAGTATGCGGACGGGGCCGGCGTCGCCACGGCGCTGCCGATTGCCCTCTCGTCGCCGCGCGTCGTCGTCAGCCGCACGTTCTCGAAGATGTACGGCATGGCCGGCTTGCGGGTCGGCTACGCGATGGGTCAGCCGGCAGTGCTCGAACGCCTCGCCGCGTGGAGCCTGCCGATGAGCGTCAACACGATCGGCCTGCATGGCGCCATCGCCGCCCTCCGCGTCAAGGACCTCGAAGCACGCGAGCGTGCCCGCAACGCCGAAGCCCGCGCATTCACGGTCAAGCGACTCGAGGCCCTTGGCACCAGGGTACCGGTCTCGCACGCCAACTTCGTCATGGCCGACATCGGTCGGGACACGGTAGCGTTCGCGGCCGCATGCCGTGCCCGTGGGGTCGCGGTCGGGCGGCCGTTCCCGCCGCTGAACACACATTCGCGCATTTCCATCGGCACCGCCGAGGAGATGCAGCGCGCATGCGACGTGTTCGAACAGGTGCTCAAGTCCTGA